In Uranotaenia lowii strain MFRU-FL chromosome 2, ASM2978415v1, whole genome shotgun sequence, one genomic interval encodes:
- the LOC129743835 gene encoding AP2-associated protein kinase 1 isoform X4: MKQLILFAAVLITGVLSQGFLQPPPFRPLPQSEPNIKAQRRQLTQQQQNHIFSDIQQHQHRFNLHANRPPSNVIIQPSIQLPLPQQQLNQRPFVNTNNPFQSNPPPPPLPPFNNKQLPPQVPPQNFRPPPSGRQPPHNGFGAQVNRFYIQQHHTQTSFIPNFLRILQQETRIPPPSLSLQQQQPRPVPNTLQPPLQQQLVHQQPPFFNGPQLNNQPFISGSFPPSDNAPFGVPRIPDPRPITSSVQNPFLQPPTFSAPQAPIPSQVRFPSNTPTAQAQALFQAAPIQQQFPSVQTIVQQPFDNHIRSEVLPLAQQPLQTPNFNPFANTVPQQPAFNNFAPVQQSLPVFVGPQPLNSQPGVFPQIQPAATSQPLVQQPPQQQQSFPVQNQPQLNFQQQQELEKRLKEESARIRELQEKQKVIQKHEQFLQKQYQKQQAKVQQLHEDFLKKQQKLINQQQQDYETIRKTPTVSSNIQQNEPAYGDRIVSDKTTTASFKRQNPTTAASITVSTTTEPHLAVIPLKHNNGKKEYTTITKTDLDSLLQSNRQNLLQSIRAEVTKPTKARTTKVKSTKALGREDLLKQLKLALAEQGPQDLGGKNFSSTDLVLPNGEKVQVIRTTDPEIIKRANANSEAVLTQQLDSPTTAKALSFEDIAKSGILPPGADFELIKQSEDGQVQEVAKIPPQKKVTFVYLEEQDDGSYKVQGVKGSNDKDTKTSGTEVDTILKRIKNASSNIFTQHATGKFDVVIPTVPTPDNSLTTQNLFKQTQLQQSKQSLPLIQHTTPRESLQQSQSQQQQTTSTNELPAILKKSGLFAMAKYLRQSGLDTILNETGPYTIFVPTDKAFRSLLVQLGGPEKAEEKFKNNPRLLSGLLLHHVIPGSFEIGTLQDEMTGVSLAGTQLRVNQYNMHDSEWNDVKVTTINGAMVVPDKQDIIIPQGIAHGVDRVMFPLPVGDILQTLQSDRERRFTHFLRALYASGMSDTLQNKGIKTYTVFAPTDVAFSHLSTDELNKLVTDKEQAEELVKKHVVPGTLFTAGMRFYQVKDAMAEGKTVTLQKSGGKIKINDGFLLTSNIPSTNGVIHAVDALL, encoded by the exons ccaAACATCAAAGCTCAGCGAAGGCAGCTGACACAACAACAGCAAAATCACATATTCAGCGACATTCAGCAGCACCAGCATCGATTTAATCTGCACGCAAACCGACCGCCATCGAATGTGATAATCCAACCCTCTATTCAGCTGCCATTGCCGCAGCAGCAGCTTAATCAGCGACCATTCGTCAACACAAACAATCCATTCCAATCAAATCCGCCACCGCCACCACTACCACCattcaacaacaaacaattGCCCCCTCAAGTGCCACCCCAAAACTTCAGACCCCCGCCATCCGGCAGACAACCGCCACACAATGGCTTCGGAGCTCAAGTAAACCGATTCTACATCCAACAACATCACACACAAACCTCATTTATACCAAATTTTTTACGAATCTTACAGCAAGAAACACGAATCCCTCCACCATCACTATcactacaacaacaacaaccaagaCCTGTTCCGAACACGCTTCAGCCACCCCTACAACAACAATTAGTACATCAACAGCCTCCGTTCTTCAACGGACCCCAGCTGAACAATCAGCCCTTCATCAGCGGATCCTTCCCACCGTCGGATAATGCTCCCTTTGGAGTTCCTCGAATCCCCGATCCTCGCCCAATCACATCTTCCGTACAGAATCCCTTCCTTCAGCCTCCAACCTTTTCTGCACCGCAAGCACCGATCCCTAGCCAAGTGCGATTCCCCTCGAATACGCCAACTGCCCAAGCACAAGCACTCTTCCAAGCAGCCCCCATCCAGCAGCAATTCCCCTCGGTCCAAACGATTGTTCAGCAACCCTTCGATAACCACATCCGCTCCGAAGTCCTCCCACTCGCTCAACAACCACTACAGACTCCCAACTTCAACCCATTTGCCAATACAGTCCCTCAGCAGCCTGCCTTCAACAACTTCGCACCGGTACAGCAAAGCTTGCCAGTGTTTGTCGGCCCTCAACCACTAAACTCGCAGCCGGGAGTGTTTCCACAAATTCAACCCGCCGCCACTAGTCAGCCATTAGTTCAACAGCCTCCACAGCAGCAACAAAGCTTCCCCGTTCAGAACCAACCTCAGTTGAACTTCCAGCAGCAACAAGAGCTGGAGAAACGCCTGAAAGAAGAGAGTGCTCGCATCCGTGAGCTGCAAGAGAAGCAGAAGGTCATTCAGAAACACGAACAGTTCCTGCAGAAACAGTACCAAAAACAGCAAGCCAAGGTACAGCAATTGCACGAAGATTTCCTCAAGAAGCAACAGAAGTTGATCAATCAACAACAACAGGACTATGAAACTATCCGTAAAACGCCAACAGTATCGAGCAATATTCAACAGAATGAGCCAGCATACGGTGATCGTATTGTTAGCGATAAAACAACGACAGCTTCCTTCAAGAGACAGAATCCAACGACAGCTGCATCGATTACTGTGTCAACAACAACAGAACCTCACCTAGCAGTTATTCCGTTGAAGCATAACAATGGAAAGAAAGAATACACAACGATAACCAAGACCGATCTGGACAGCTTGCTGCAATCGAATCGCCAGAATCTGCTGCAATCAATCAGAGCAGAAGTAACAAAGCCTACTAAAGCTCGTACCACTAAAGTCAAATCGACAAAGGCTCTCGGACGTGAAGATTTGTTGAAACAGCTGAAACTTGCTCTAGCCGAACAGGGACCTCAAGATTTGGGAGGTAAGAACTTCAGCTCAACTGATCTGGTCCTACCTAATGGCGAAAAGGTTCAGGTCATCCGTACCACCGACCCTGAAATCATCAAGCGAGCAAACGCAAACTCGGAAGCTGTTCTGACTCAACAACTGGATTCTCCCACGACTGCTAAGGCACTCTCTTTCGAAGATATAGCCAAGAGCGGAATCCTCCCTCCGGGAGCTGATTTCGAATTGATCAAACAATCAGAAGATGGACAAGTTCAAGAAGTTGCCAAGATTCCCCCACAGAAAAAGGTAACTTTTGTCTACTTGGAAGAACAAGATGATGGCTCGTACAAAGTTCAGGGCGTAAAAGGAAGTAATGATAAGGACACAAAGACGTCTGGTACCGAAGTCGATACCATATTGAAGCGTATCAAAAATG CTAGCTCCAACATCTTCACCCAGCACGCGACCGGAAAATTCGACGTAGTCATTCCAACCGTCCCCACTCCGGACAACTCGCTGACCACCCAGAACCTATTCAAACAAACGCAGCTGCAACAATCCAAGCAATCGTTACCGCTGATTCAACACACTACACCGCGGGAGTCACTACAGCAGTCACAatcccaacaacaacaaaccacCTCGACCAACGAACTGCCAGCGATTCTCAAGAAAAGCGGACTATTTGCAATGGCCAAATACCTCCGACAGTCTGGCTTGGACACCATCCTCAACGAAACTGGTCCCTACACGATCTTCGTGCCAACGGACAAAGCCTTCCGAAGTCTCCTGGTGCAGCTGGGAGGACCGGAGAAGGCGGAAGAAAAGTTCAAGAACAATCCACGACTGCTGAGTGGC TTACTGCTTCATCACGTGATCCCCGGATCTTTCGAAATTGGCACCCTGCAGGACGAGATGACTGGAGTTTCGCTGGCCGGAACCCAGCTGCGGGTGAACCAATACAATATGCACGATTCCGAATGGAATGACGTAAAA GTAACAACAATCAACGGTGCCATGGTCGTGCCAGACAAGCAGGACATCATCATACCGCAGGGAATTGCGCACGGCGTGGATCGAGTAATGTTCCCGCTGCCAGTCGGTGACATCCTTCAGACGCTGCAGTCCGATCGGGAACGACGGTTTACCCACTTCCTTCGAGCACTTTACGCATCGGGAATGTCCGATACACTGCAGAACAAAG GTATCAAAACTTACACGGTGTTTGCGCCGACCGATGTCGCGTTCTCTCATCTGTCGACGGACGAGCTGAACAAGCTGGTCACCGACAAGGAACAGGCCGAGGAGCTGGTCAAGAAGCACGTCGTCCCGGGGACGCTCTTTACCGCCGGCATGAGGTTCTACCAGGTCAAGGATGCCATGGCCGAGGGGAAGACGGTGACGCTGCAGAAGAGTGGAG gtaaaatcaaaataaacgacGGTTTCCTGTTGACGTCCAACATTCCATCGACTAATGGCGTCATCCATGCGGTTGATGCTTTGCTGTAG
- the LOC129743835 gene encoding uncharacterized protein LOC129743835 isoform X3, protein MKQLILFAAVLITGVLSQGFLQPPPFRPLPQSEPNIKAQRRQLTQQQQNHIFSDIQQHQHRFNLHANRPPSNVIIQPSIQLPLPQQQLNQRPFVNTNNPFQSNPPPPPLPPFNNKQLPPQVPPQNFRPPPSGRQPPHNGFGAQQETRIPPPSLSLQQQQPRPVPNTLQPPLQQQLVHQQPPFFNGPQLNNQPFISGSFPPSDNAPFGVPRIPDPRPITSSVQNPFLQPPTFSAPQAPIPSQVRFPSNTPTAQAQALFQAAPIQQQFPSVQTIVQQPFDNHIRSEVLPLAQQPLQTPNFNPFANTVPQQPAFNNFAPVQQSLPVFVGPQPLNSQPGVFPQIQPAATSQPLVQQPPQQQQSFPVQNQPQLNFQQQQELEKRLKEESARIRELQEKQKVIQKHEQFLQKQYQKQQAKVQQLHEDFLKKQQKLINQQQQDYETIRKTPTVSSNIQQNEPAYGDRIVSDKTTTASFKRQNPTTAASITVSTTTEPHLAVIPLKHNNGKKEYTTITKTDLDSLLQSNRQNLLQSIRAEVTKPTKARTTKVKSTKALGREDLLKQLKLALAEQGPQDLGGKNFSSTDLVLPNGEKVQVIRTTDPEIIKRANANSEAVLTQQLDSPTTAKALSFEDIAKSGILPPGADFELIKQSEDGQVQEVAKIPPQKKVTFVYLEEQDDGSYKVQGVKGSNDKDTKTSGTEVDTILKRIKNGEIQLPPPSNKVVNAPILLEGPTTSTTTPRIVPVQKASSVTIIPHSTPIENHRTTNYVADHTIPRTVSSPVTSNYVSTASPSSPSSITAFPHSTYYGSTIPQTSTVVSTPSPITNFFSSEKSTNLFTGISSTYPTSTPPAPTVIPFSGSSTVQYSTRSENYNSPSTIAQQTASSNIFTQHATGKFDVVIPTVPTPDNSLTTQNLFKQTQLQQSKQSLPLIQHTTPRESLQQSQSQQQQTTSTNELPAILKKSGLFAMAKYLRQSGLDTILNETGPYTIFVPTDKAFRSLLVQLGGPEKAEEKFKNNPRLLSGLLLHHVIPGSFEIGTLQDEMTGVSLAGTQLRVNQYNMHDSEWNDVKVTTINGAMVVPDKQDIIIPQGIAHGVDRVMFPLPVGDILQTLQSDRERRFTHFLRALYASGMSDTLQNKGIKTYTVFAPTDVAFSHLSTDELNKLVTDKEQAEELVKKHVVPGTLFTAGMRFYQVKDAMAEGKTVTLQKSGGKIKINDGFLLTSNIPSTNGVIHAVDALL, encoded by the exons ccaAACATCAAAGCTCAGCGAAGGCAGCTGACACAACAACAGCAAAATCACATATTCAGCGACATTCAGCAGCACCAGCATCGATTTAATCTGCACGCAAACCGACCGCCATCGAATGTGATAATCCAACCCTCTATTCAGCTGCCATTGCCGCAGCAGCAGCTTAATCAGCGACCATTCGTCAACACAAACAATCCATTCCAATCAAATCCGCCACCGCCACCACTACCACCattcaacaacaaacaattGCCCCCTCAAGTGCCACCCCAAAACTTCAGACCCCCGCCATCCGGCAGACAACCGCCACACAATGGCTTCGGAGCTCAA CAAGAAACACGAATCCCTCCACCATCACTATcactacaacaacaacaaccaagaCCTGTTCCGAACACGCTTCAGCCACCCCTACAACAACAATTAGTACATCAACAGCCTCCGTTCTTCAACGGACCCCAGCTGAACAATCAGCCCTTCATCAGCGGATCCTTCCCACCGTCGGATAATGCTCCCTTTGGAGTTCCTCGAATCCCCGATCCTCGCCCAATCACATCTTCCGTACAGAATCCCTTCCTTCAGCCTCCAACCTTTTCTGCACCGCAAGCACCGATCCCTAGCCAAGTGCGATTCCCCTCGAATACGCCAACTGCCCAAGCACAAGCACTCTTCCAAGCAGCCCCCATCCAGCAGCAATTCCCCTCGGTCCAAACGATTGTTCAGCAACCCTTCGATAACCACATCCGCTCCGAAGTCCTCCCACTCGCTCAACAACCACTACAGACTCCCAACTTCAACCCATTTGCCAATACAGTCCCTCAGCAGCCTGCCTTCAACAACTTCGCACCGGTACAGCAAAGCTTGCCAGTGTTTGTCGGCCCTCAACCACTAAACTCGCAGCCGGGAGTGTTTCCACAAATTCAACCCGCCGCCACTAGTCAGCCATTAGTTCAACAGCCTCCACAGCAGCAACAAAGCTTCCCCGTTCAGAACCAACCTCAGTTGAACTTCCAGCAGCAACAAGAGCTGGAGAAACGCCTGAAAGAAGAGAGTGCTCGCATCCGTGAGCTGCAAGAGAAGCAGAAGGTCATTCAGAAACACGAACAGTTCCTGCAGAAACAGTACCAAAAACAGCAAGCCAAGGTACAGCAATTGCACGAAGATTTCCTCAAGAAGCAACAGAAGTTGATCAATCAACAACAACAGGACTATGAAACTATCCGTAAAACGCCAACAGTATCGAGCAATATTCAACAGAATGAGCCAGCATACGGTGATCGTATTGTTAGCGATAAAACAACGACAGCTTCCTTCAAGAGACAGAATCCAACGACAGCTGCATCGATTACTGTGTCAACAACAACAGAACCTCACCTAGCAGTTATTCCGTTGAAGCATAACAATGGAAAGAAAGAATACACAACGATAACCAAGACCGATCTGGACAGCTTGCTGCAATCGAATCGCCAGAATCTGCTGCAATCAATCAGAGCAGAAGTAACAAAGCCTACTAAAGCTCGTACCACTAAAGTCAAATCGACAAAGGCTCTCGGACGTGAAGATTTGTTGAAACAGCTGAAACTTGCTCTAGCCGAACAGGGACCTCAAGATTTGGGAGGTAAGAACTTCAGCTCAACTGATCTGGTCCTACCTAATGGCGAAAAGGTTCAGGTCATCCGTACCACCGACCCTGAAATCATCAAGCGAGCAAACGCAAACTCGGAAGCTGTTCTGACTCAACAACTGGATTCTCCCACGACTGCTAAGGCACTCTCTTTCGAAGATATAGCCAAGAGCGGAATCCTCCCTCCGGGAGCTGATTTCGAATTGATCAAACAATCAGAAGATGGACAAGTTCAAGAAGTTGCCAAGATTCCCCCACAGAAAAAGGTAACTTTTGTCTACTTGGAAGAACAAGATGATGGCTCGTACAAAGTTCAGGGCGTAAAAGGAAGTAATGATAAGGACACAAAGACGTCTGGTACCGAAGTCGATACCATATTGAAGCGTATCAAAAATGGTGAGATCCAATTGCCCCCACCATCCAACAAAGTGGTCAATGCACCGATTCTCTTGGAAGGACCAACCACGTCCACCACCACACCACGCATTGTCCCAGTTCAGAAAGCCAGCTCTGTGACGATTATCCCTCACAGTACCCCAATTGAGAATCACCGCACGACTAACTACGTTGCAGATCACACAATCCCTCGAACTGTTTCATCCCCGGTCACCTCAAACTACGTGTCAACCGCATCCCCCTCAAGCCCCAGTTCAATAACCGCATTCCCCCATAGCACCTATTACGGTAGTACAATCCCACAAACCTCAACCGTTGTCTCGACCCCATCCCCCATCACAAACTTTTTCTCAAGCGAAAAATCGACCAATCTCTTCACCGGAATCAGTTCGACGTACCCCACGAGCACACCACCTGCACCGACTGTAATCCCATTTTCAGGCTCTAGCACTGTTCAATACTCTACCCGTTCGGAGAACTACAACTCCCCTTCGACTATCGCCCAACAAACAGCTAGCTCCAACATCTTCACCCAGCACGCGACCGGAAAATTCGACGTAGTCATTCCAACCGTCCCCACTCCGGACAACTCGCTGACCACCCAGAACCTATTCAAACAAACGCAGCTGCAACAATCCAAGCAATCGTTACCGCTGATTCAACACACTACACCGCGGGAGTCACTACAGCAGTCACAatcccaacaacaacaaaccacCTCGACCAACGAACTGCCAGCGATTCTCAAGAAAAGCGGACTATTTGCAATGGCCAAATACCTCCGACAGTCTGGCTTGGACACCATCCTCAACGAAACTGGTCCCTACACGATCTTCGTGCCAACGGACAAAGCCTTCCGAAGTCTCCTGGTGCAGCTGGGAGGACCGGAGAAGGCGGAAGAAAAGTTCAAGAACAATCCACGACTGCTGAGTGGC TTACTGCTTCATCACGTGATCCCCGGATCTTTCGAAATTGGCACCCTGCAGGACGAGATGACTGGAGTTTCGCTGGCCGGAACCCAGCTGCGGGTGAACCAATACAATATGCACGATTCCGAATGGAATGACGTAAAA GTAACAACAATCAACGGTGCCATGGTCGTGCCAGACAAGCAGGACATCATCATACCGCAGGGAATTGCGCACGGCGTGGATCGAGTAATGTTCCCGCTGCCAGTCGGTGACATCCTTCAGACGCTGCAGTCCGATCGGGAACGACGGTTTACCCACTTCCTTCGAGCACTTTACGCATCGGGAATGTCCGATACACTGCAGAACAAAG GTATCAAAACTTACACGGTGTTTGCGCCGACCGATGTCGCGTTCTCTCATCTGTCGACGGACGAGCTGAACAAGCTGGTCACCGACAAGGAACAGGCCGAGGAGCTGGTCAAGAAGCACGTCGTCCCGGGGACGCTCTTTACCGCCGGCATGAGGTTCTACCAGGTCAAGGATGCCATGGCCGAGGGGAAGACGGTGACGCTGCAGAAGAGTGGAG gtaaaatcaaaataaacgacGGTTTCCTGTTGACGTCCAACATTCCATCGACTAATGGCGTCATCCATGCGGTTGATGCTTTGCTGTAG
- the LOC129743835 gene encoding nuclear receptor coactivator 6 isoform X1, with the protein MKQLILFAAVLITGVLSQGFLQPPPFRPLPQSEPNIKAQRRQLTQQQQNHIFSDIQQHQHRFNLHANRPPSNVIIQPSIQLPLPQQQLNQRPFVNTNNPFQSNPPPPPLPPFNNKQLPPQVPPQNFRPPPSGRQPPHNGFGAQVNRFYIQQHHTQTSFIPNFLRILQQETRIPPPSLSLQQQQPRPVPNTLQPPLQQQLVHQQPPFFNGPQLNNQPFISGSFPPSDNAPFGVPRIPDPRPITSSVQNPFLQPPTFSAPQAPIPSQVRFPSNTPTAQAQALFQAAPIQQQFPSVQTIVQQPFDNHIRSEVLPLAQQPLQTPNFNPFANTVPQQPAFNNFAPVQQSLPVFVGPQPLNSQPGVFPQIQPAATSQPLVQQPPQQQQSFPVQNQPQLNFQQQQELEKRLKEESARIRELQEKQKVIQKHEQFLQKQYQKQQAKVQQLHEDFLKKQQKLINQQQQDYETIRKTPTVSSNIQQNEPAYGDRIVSDKTTTASFKRQNPTTAASITVSTTTEPHLAVIPLKHNNGKKEYTTITKTDLDSLLQSNRQNLLQSIRAEVTKPTKARTTKVKSTKALGREDLLKQLKLALAEQGPQDLGGKNFSSTDLVLPNGEKVQVIRTTDPEIIKRANANSEAVLTQQLDSPTTAKALSFEDIAKSGILPPGADFELIKQSEDGQVQEVAKIPPQKKVTFVYLEEQDDGSYKVQGVKGSNDKDTKTSGTEVDTILKRIKNGEIQLPPPSNKVVNAPILLEGPTTSTTTPRIVPVQKASSVTIIPHSTPIENHRTTNYVADHTIPRTVSSPVTSNYVSTASPSSPSSITAFPHSTYYGSTIPQTSTVVSTPSPITNFFSSEKSTNLFTGISSTYPTSTPPAPTVIPFSGSSTVQYSTRSENYNSPSTIAQQTASSNIFTQHATGKFDVVIPTVPTPDNSLTTQNLFKQTQLQQSKQSLPLIQHTTPRESLQQSQSQQQQTTSTNELPAILKKSGLFAMAKYLRQSGLDTILNETGPYTIFVPTDKAFRSLLVQLGGPEKAEEKFKNNPRLLSGLLLHHVIPGSFEIGTLQDEMTGVSLAGTQLRVNQYNMHDSEWNDVKVTTINGAMVVPDKQDIIIPQGIAHGVDRVMFPLPVGDILQTLQSDRERRFTHFLRALYASGMSDTLQNKGIKTYTVFAPTDVAFSHLSTDELNKLVTDKEQAEELVKKHVVPGTLFTAGMRFYQVKDAMAEGKTVTLQKSGGKIKINDGFLLTSNIPSTNGVIHAVDALL; encoded by the exons ccaAACATCAAAGCTCAGCGAAGGCAGCTGACACAACAACAGCAAAATCACATATTCAGCGACATTCAGCAGCACCAGCATCGATTTAATCTGCACGCAAACCGACCGCCATCGAATGTGATAATCCAACCCTCTATTCAGCTGCCATTGCCGCAGCAGCAGCTTAATCAGCGACCATTCGTCAACACAAACAATCCATTCCAATCAAATCCGCCACCGCCACCACTACCACCattcaacaacaaacaattGCCCCCTCAAGTGCCACCCCAAAACTTCAGACCCCCGCCATCCGGCAGACAACCGCCACACAATGGCTTCGGAGCTCAAGTAAACCGATTCTACATCCAACAACATCACACACAAACCTCATTTATACCAAATTTTTTACGAATCTTACAGCAAGAAACACGAATCCCTCCACCATCACTATcactacaacaacaacaaccaagaCCTGTTCCGAACACGCTTCAGCCACCCCTACAACAACAATTAGTACATCAACAGCCTCCGTTCTTCAACGGACCCCAGCTGAACAATCAGCCCTTCATCAGCGGATCCTTCCCACCGTCGGATAATGCTCCCTTTGGAGTTCCTCGAATCCCCGATCCTCGCCCAATCACATCTTCCGTACAGAATCCCTTCCTTCAGCCTCCAACCTTTTCTGCACCGCAAGCACCGATCCCTAGCCAAGTGCGATTCCCCTCGAATACGCCAACTGCCCAAGCACAAGCACTCTTCCAAGCAGCCCCCATCCAGCAGCAATTCCCCTCGGTCCAAACGATTGTTCAGCAACCCTTCGATAACCACATCCGCTCCGAAGTCCTCCCACTCGCTCAACAACCACTACAGACTCCCAACTTCAACCCATTTGCCAATACAGTCCCTCAGCAGCCTGCCTTCAACAACTTCGCACCGGTACAGCAAAGCTTGCCAGTGTTTGTCGGCCCTCAACCACTAAACTCGCAGCCGGGAGTGTTTCCACAAATTCAACCCGCCGCCACTAGTCAGCCATTAGTTCAACAGCCTCCACAGCAGCAACAAAGCTTCCCCGTTCAGAACCAACCTCAGTTGAACTTCCAGCAGCAACAAGAGCTGGAGAAACGCCTGAAAGAAGAGAGTGCTCGCATCCGTGAGCTGCAAGAGAAGCAGAAGGTCATTCAGAAACACGAACAGTTCCTGCAGAAACAGTACCAAAAACAGCAAGCCAAGGTACAGCAATTGCACGAAGATTTCCTCAAGAAGCAACAGAAGTTGATCAATCAACAACAACAGGACTATGAAACTATCCGTAAAACGCCAACAGTATCGAGCAATATTCAACAGAATGAGCCAGCATACGGTGATCGTATTGTTAGCGATAAAACAACGACAGCTTCCTTCAAGAGACAGAATCCAACGACAGCTGCATCGATTACTGTGTCAACAACAACAGAACCTCACCTAGCAGTTATTCCGTTGAAGCATAACAATGGAAAGAAAGAATACACAACGATAACCAAGACCGATCTGGACAGCTTGCTGCAATCGAATCGCCAGAATCTGCTGCAATCAATCAGAGCAGAAGTAACAAAGCCTACTAAAGCTCGTACCACTAAAGTCAAATCGACAAAGGCTCTCGGACGTGAAGATTTGTTGAAACAGCTGAAACTTGCTCTAGCCGAACAGGGACCTCAAGATTTGGGAGGTAAGAACTTCAGCTCAACTGATCTGGTCCTACCTAATGGCGAAAAGGTTCAGGTCATCCGTACCACCGACCCTGAAATCATCAAGCGAGCAAACGCAAACTCGGAAGCTGTTCTGACTCAACAACTGGATTCTCCCACGACTGCTAAGGCACTCTCTTTCGAAGATATAGCCAAGAGCGGAATCCTCCCTCCGGGAGCTGATTTCGAATTGATCAAACAATCAGAAGATGGACAAGTTCAAGAAGTTGCCAAGATTCCCCCACAGAAAAAGGTAACTTTTGTCTACTTGGAAGAACAAGATGATGGCTCGTACAAAGTTCAGGGCGTAAAAGGAAGTAATGATAAGGACACAAAGACGTCTGGTACCGAAGTCGATACCATATTGAAGCGTATCAAAAATGGTGAGATCCAATTGCCCCCACCATCCAACAAAGTGGTCAATGCACCGATTCTCTTGGAAGGACCAACCACGTCCACCACCACACCACGCATTGTCCCAGTTCAGAAAGCCAGCTCTGTGACGATTATCCCTCACAGTACCCCAATTGAGAATCACCGCACGACTAACTACGTTGCAGATCACACAATCCCTCGAACTGTTTCATCCCCGGTCACCTCAAACTACGTGTCAACCGCATCCCCCTCAAGCCCCAGTTCAATAACCGCATTCCCCCATAGCACCTATTACGGTAGTACAATCCCACAAACCTCAACCGTTGTCTCGACCCCATCCCCCATCACAAACTTTTTCTCAAGCGAAAAATCGACCAATCTCTTCACCGGAATCAGTTCGACGTACCCCACGAGCACACCACCTGCACCGACTGTAATCCCATTTTCAGGCTCTAGCACTGTTCAATACTCTACCCGTTCGGAGAACTACAACTCCCCTTCGACTATCGCCCAACAAACAGCTAGCTCCAACATCTTCACCCAGCACGCGACCGGAAAATTCGACGTAGTCATTCCAACCGTCCCCACTCCGGACAACTCGCTGACCACCCAGAACCTATTCAAACAAACGCAGCTGCAACAATCCAAGCAATCGTTACCGCTGATTCAACACACTACACCGCGGGAGTCACTACAGCAGTCACAatcccaacaacaacaaaccacCTCGACCAACGAACTGCCAGCGATTCTCAAGAAAAGCGGACTATTTGCAATGGCCAAATACCTCCGACAGTCTGGCTTGGACACCATCCTCAACGAAACTGGTCCCTACACGATCTTCGTGCCAACGGACAAAGCCTTCCGAAGTCTCCTGGTGCAGCTGGGAGGACCGGAGAAGGCGGAAGAAAAGTTCAAGAACAATCCACGACTGCTGAGTGGC TTACTGCTTCATCACGTGATCCCCGGATCTTTCGAAATTGGCACCCTGCAGGACGAGATGACTGGAGTTTCGCTGGCCGGAACCCAGCTGCGGGTGAACCAATACAATATGCACGATTCCGAATGGAATGACGTAAAA GTAACAACAATCAACGGTGCCATGGTCGTGCCAGACAAGCAGGACATCATCATACCGCAGGGAATTGCGCACGGCGTGGATCGAGTAATGTTCCCGCTGCCAGTCGGTGACATCCTTCAGACGCTGCAGTCCGATCGGGAACGACGGTTTACCCACTTCCTTCGAGCACTTTACGCATCGGGAATGTCCGATACACTGCAGAACAAAG GTATCAAAACTTACACGGTGTTTGCGCCGACCGATGTCGCGTTCTCTCATCTGTCGACGGACGAGCTGAACAAGCTGGTCACCGACAAGGAACAGGCCGAGGAGCTGGTCAAGAAGCACGTCGTCCCGGGGACGCTCTTTACCGCCGGCATGAGGTTCTACCAGGTCAAGGATGCCATGGCCGAGGGGAAGACGGTGACGCTGCAGAAGAGTGGAG gtaaaatcaaaataaacgacGGTTTCCTGTTGACGTCCAACATTCCATCGACTAATGGCGTCATCCATGCGGTTGATGCTTTGCTGTAG